Proteins from a single region of Sandaracinaceae bacterium:
- a CDS encoding Gfo/Idh/MocA family oxidoreductase → MTANFALLGIGGFVAPRHLKAISDNGGTLVAACDPFDSVGVMDRYFPDAAFFTEVERFDRFLEKRRRESAAAAVKYVSVCSPNYLHDAHCRLALRLGAHAICEKPLVINPWNLDQLRVIESESEARVFTVLQLRLLPSLIAVRARVAEDAARGVRHQVVLTYATRRGRWYDVSWKGDEAKSGGLVTNIGIHLMDLLVWLFGAPQEAEVHQRERDRVSGFLALEHADVRWLLSTRAADLPSVVLDAGGHAHRTLTLDGEELEFSSGFTDLHSEVYREVLAGRGYGIEDARPSIELSYKLRTAELTTPHVERSHPQLRVSPTPGGHP, encoded by the coding sequence ATGACAGCCAATTTCGCGCTTCTCGGCATAGGCGGCTTCGTCGCTCCGCGTCATCTGAAGGCCATCTCGGACAACGGTGGCACGCTGGTGGCGGCGTGTGACCCCTTCGACTCCGTCGGGGTCATGGACCGCTACTTCCCAGACGCGGCGTTCTTCACCGAGGTCGAGCGCTTCGACCGCTTCCTCGAGAAGCGGCGACGGGAGTCTGCTGCGGCGGCGGTCAAGTACGTCTCGGTGTGTTCTCCCAACTACCTCCACGACGCGCACTGCCGCCTGGCGCTGCGCCTCGGCGCGCACGCCATCTGCGAGAAGCCACTGGTCATCAACCCGTGGAACCTCGACCAGCTGCGCGTCATCGAGAGCGAGAGCGAGGCGCGCGTGTTCACGGTCCTCCAGCTCCGACTGTTGCCGTCGCTGATCGCCGTGCGAGCGCGCGTCGCGGAGGACGCGGCTCGTGGGGTACGTCACCAGGTCGTGCTGACCTACGCCACGCGCCGTGGCCGCTGGTACGACGTGTCGTGGAAGGGGGACGAGGCAAAGTCGGGAGGGCTCGTGACCAACATCGGCATCCACTTGATGGATCTGCTGGTGTGGCTCTTCGGTGCCCCTCAGGAGGCCGAGGTACACCAGCGCGAGCGCGACCGGGTGAGCGGGTTCCTCGCCCTCGAGCACGCCGACGTGCGGTGGTTGCTGTCGACGCGGGCGGCCGATCTCCCGAGCGTCGTGCTCGACGCGGGCGGTCACGCCCATCGCACGTTGACGCTGGACGGAGAGGAGCTCGAGTTCTCGAGTGGCTTCACGGACCTGCACTCCGAGGTCTACCGCGAGGTGCTGGCGGGACGCGGGTACGGGATCGAGGACGCACGTCCTTCCATCGAGCTGTCCTACAAGCTCCGCACCGCCGAGCTGACCACCCCGCACGTAGAGCGCAGCCACCCTCAGCTCCGCGTGTCTCCCACTCCAGGCGGACACCCGTGA